The DNA sequence CATAATGGAAGTCGAAGTCTTTGACTGTTGGGGAATTGACTTTGTAGGTCCTCTTCCCCCATCCTTTGGCAATGAATACATTCTCGTAGCTATGGATTATGTCCCCAGGTGGGTTGAAGCAATGGATGCCCTAAAGAATGATGCCAAAACAATAGTGAAATTCTCgaagaaaaacatttttgctCGCTTTGGGGTGCCTAGGATCCTAATAAGTGATGGGGGCTCTCATTTTTGCAACAACCAGCTACAAAAGGTGCTAGGCCACTATCATGTCACACACAAAGTAGCCTCACCTTATCACCCACAAACAAATGGCCAAGCTGAAGTTTCCAACAGGGAATTGAAGAAAATATTGGAGAAAACTGTGGTTTCCACTCGGAAGGACTGGTTAAGCAAGCTAGATGATGCACTATGGGCCTACAGAATTGCCTTCAAGACCCCTATAGGCCTGTCTCCGTTCCAAATGGTTTATGGCAAAGCCTACCACTTACCGGTGGAAATGGAGCATAAGGCATACTGGGATTTGAAATTTCTGAATTTTGATGAGGCTATATCAGGGGAAAATAGGAAGTTACAACTCTTGGAGCTGGAGGAAATGAGATTGAATATGTATGAGtcttcaaggttatacaaagaaaaagtgaaaGCTTATCATGACAAGAAGCTGCTAAAGAAGGACTTTAGGTCAGGACAGCAAGTGTTGCTGTTCAACTCAAGGTTGAAGTTGTTTCTAGGTAAGCTAAAGTCTAAATGGTCTAGACCTTTCACCATCAAGGAAGTCAAACCATTTGGAGCAGTGGAATTATTTGATCCTCAGTCAGAAACTCCAGATAGAACATGGATAGTAAATGGTCAGAGGTTGAAGCTATACCATGGTGGGAGCATTGAGAGGTAAACCACCATCTGTAGTTACAAGACCCTTGAGGTAAtatgcgtcaagctagtgacgttaaagaagctcttactgggaggcaacctagctctttttattttattttcttaatcattGCATATACTTAGGTTTTAACTTGTTTGTGATTGCTAGAGTAAGTCATCAACATGCTTTGTATGATACATAGGGTTGTTTAAGCTTCTTTGAAGTTGTGGATGAAGAATAACCTAGAAAATTTTTCAGTCATCCACTCGCTTAGCGCGCCATATGCGCTAAGCGAATCAGTCTTCATGCGCTGAGCGAGTCATCACTCACGCTAAGCGCATCAACCCCTACCCATTGGCTGAAGGGGCCTCGCTAAGCGAGACCACTACGCTAAGCCCTAAATCCTCTCTGGAATTATATTCATTGGAATTGGGATTAGTGAGTCATCTTGTTAAGCGCGCAACttagtctcgctaagcgcatctgtgcgctaagcgcaattatcTCTATGCCTGGACGTTCATGTTAATTGGGCCTAGCGGGTCAAACTTGCTAAGCCTAATTCCCTCTCAGGTATGGAATTGGCTAAGCGAGACCATCTCGCTAAGCATGACCCCACTACTGCATCTTGAGGCATTTAATTCACTAAGTCGGTCACATCCCACTTAGCGAAAGTTGCAGACCAATCAGAGTTGcaaaactcgctaagcgcgcatttgtgcgctaagcccaaacccttctcgggttttctaatttttgaatTGGGCTGAGTGAGCCTGTCCCGCTAAGCGCGtgaatttaaaatctaaaaagtCAAATGTCACTgagtgctcgcttagcgagccacttgcgctaagcgagacagTCGAAACTGCCAAAATAAGGAATAACTGCCTGAGGCAGTTGCTGTGTGCAAAATTATAACTCTTCTTCCTCATTATTGGCATTCACTGCACTCCTGCACTGTGCATTGCATTTTCTGCTTCTTTTTTCCCTCGCCTCTACTCATCCATTCTctacaatccaagtaagtaccTCTTActtcactttttaatttttgttcttgAACCCTAGGATAGAAGCCATGTTGTGTTTGCTCTAAGAATTGTTGATTTGTGATGTGTTGATGTTCATTGTTTAGTTGTTTGATAGCATTTTTTTAGGGCTTTAGTTTCGTAGGTAATGTAGGTTCATTTGTGGTGTTTTGATTGACATTCTGAGGCCTGAAAGTGGCTAAAAAAAAGGGTTGTGAAGCCCCATTTGTTTTGGAAATTTTGATGTActtgctaagcgagttcatcaattttggatgaatttatggGTTTtctgatgaactcgctaagccggcCCTGTCCCGCTAAGCGTGTtcataatttctttttgaatttatgattttctgtatgaactcgctaagccactgCACTTAGGCTTAGCGAGTGTTTAAATTTCCAGTTTTTAATTTCTGAGTtcgtatgaactcgctaagccggcatgtcgcgctaagcgagatAGTTTACCTAGGTCAGAGTCTATGTGGcttttgatattttgttggtggCTAAGCGAGTCAGTCTCGCTGAGCCCAAGACAAATTAGTTTTCTTGAAttttgttcatgcgctaagcgagtcccactcgctaagtgcaatttcttctctattttggaaataaggcttactcgctaagccaattatgtTCCAGTAGTCAAGTTGGGTTGAGTGCCTGTTGGCGCTAAGCCTGTTTAGTGTGTCGTGCTAAGCGAgcctgtctcgctaagcgcaattagCTCTTTGTCAGAGAATAAGGCTTAGTCAGAGTGTGTCTGCTAAGCGAGTGTGTCTCGCTTAGTCAGAGTCTTTGTTTTTATGTTGTCGCGCTAAGCGTATCCTATTATTTTCTAAAGGGGCGCTAAGCGAGTCTGTCTCGCTAAGTGCCCAATctgtttttctgttttattttcttgcttTCAGTTTTAAATAAAACCTATCTAATTTCAATTCCTGTGATtcttttgatgcagatggccTCTAGGAAGAGGAAAGCTACCGCTTCCAGACCCCGGGAGCCCTATGACACCACCAGATTCATTTTCGAGGGCGCCTGGGAGAGATATGACCAGAACGTTCACTCCCAGAACATTCTTCCAGAGAGGAACATCATATTATACATTTCTGAGTATGATGAGTTCCGCCGAGAGCTCGAGAGGCATAGTTGGCATAAAGCCTTGACCAGGCAGCCTGATGGTCACATTGGTGTGGCCTTGGTCAAGGAGTTTTATGCCAACCTCTATGATCCAGAGGATAAGTCCCTGCGACAAGTCAGAGTCCGAGGCAAGTTGATTAAGTTTGATGCTAAGTCTCTGAACACCTTCCTATAGACCTCTGTGGTTTTGGAGACAGGGGAGCGCTACACCACCTACACTAGGTTCTGCGACAACCCTCAGCAGCTTCCCTCCAAGCTCTGTATTCCAGGGCACAGTTTTGTTCTAAATGCTGAGGGAGCACTCTGGAAGCTCCTGAGGAAGGACCTCGCCACCCTTGCCCAGACCTGGAGTATGTTATCATACTCCAACCTCACCCCCACCTCTCATACGTCCGATCTTAATATGGACAAGGCGAGGTTAGTGTATGGATTAGTTATGAAGATGGATATGGACTTGGGCTCACTCATCTCAGGCCAGATCTTGCAGATGGCCCAGTCCAACTCCTCCAGGCTTGGATTTTCGACGCTTATCACTGCCTTATGCATCGCTAGGGGAGTCGTGCCTGATTCTCTCACCTTTGAGTCCCTTAGccctgccattaatttggcGTATGTTAGAAAGAACTGTTGGAACCCGGATGATCCCACGATCACATTTCCAGGGACCCGCAAGACTTAGGCTCGAGGACCCGAGGCTTCTTCTTCTGCTCCCCTTGCTCCAgctccaccaccaccaacttCAGCTCCCGCACCAGCACCCTCCGACACCTCCGCTTAGAACATAAAGATTTTAGTGCCGATGCTGCAGAGCCTGCACCATGGCTTATGCCTGGGGATGCAGAGTATACATGATTTGGCTCAACATTGGCCCATTATAAGCATGGAGGATTTCATGGCtcaggtggcctggccaggagtccagccttctTCTTTGGGGGGAAGGTGAGGCTCCTACAACCCAGGAGCCGCAGCCAGAGGTTGATCCAGAGCCGAAGGCGTCACCAAAGGCCGAGGCCACTCTTGAGGAGACACCGAAGGACACTCATGCTGCCACACCCGCTAAGGACACAAATTATGTTGCAGATATGGCGGCGGCACAGAGTACTTGGGATCCCTGGTCCACTCCAGCACTAAATACATCTTTGCTAGCCCAGGATGCCCCCTCCATACCTCAGAATGAGCCCACACCGGCACAGGATGACTGAAGACAGGGCTTCATTTATATTTCTGCTATTCATATACAGTTTTTACATTCCAGttttagtttagtttatttACTCATTTAgcaaattttatagtttttaaaacagTTTACATTTATATATGCAGTGGATTGTTTTGGTTTGAAATTTCTGTGTTTgtgaatgattttgaaattgatcGATTGCATGACTTGAGTGAACTGCAGTGTTAGATCATGTGCTTTGAATAAGTATGCgataattagaagagaaagaacatgaattaGGAGCGTTAGTgaaattgttagtttgtttgacAAGTAAATTGTGAAGGCAATCATTAGCCATAACCCGGTGAATTGTGTGAaccttaattgtgagagaacgaaTAGCATTGGGTAccaatttttgcatgaatctctgaatactGAGTGAATGCATGCTTTTGGAAATAATGAAGGCCGTGATTGATTGAATTAGTCACTTAGCCAAACAGCTTACCCTGTTCATGAATGATGAATCCCTTGCACTCATTTTGAGCTTGAATATGATTGATTGAGCTGAACCTTAAGCCTGTTGAATTATAATCTCCATCTAGCTTtctttaggttgtaggagagcatcatggttcaaagcaaatttgtcccaaatttgggggaagaTATTGGGTAATGATAATTGTGGTAAGGCAAGTAATAGCCACACAGAAGTATATAAGTGGCAGCAAAGACTgctaaaagagagagagagagagagagagaggatttCAAGAATAAAAGTATGTGTGTGCTGCTACTTAAGCTAAGTGTCTTAAATGTTTGTGGCATTTCAATAGAAGCTGGGGATAGAAGGAAAAGAGTTGACctaaggatgaatgctctcctagaacctaactttttgcatcctagaaaaaccatgaattgtttgtagcccagcctcattacaagccaataaagtccttcaaattcaaattgtgtgtttgtgattgtatgtcatgagatgaaatgcaaaaattgagacttgtgttggttgttgattGAAGAATTGCCTTAAACACTTGCGCTTATGAGAGAAACAGTGACGTGAGGATTagacttgatgaaccttcctTGATACCTGTCTTGCTTGCTAGCTTATTTCACTTGTGCTGCTTAATGATCATGATCATATCTTTGAAATTCTGTATATCTTTATGAAAAGCTGTTGGTTGAAGTATTGCTTGCCACTCATGTTCATGTGATTGAATGTTTTGGATCAAACACATTTTGTAGTAACCACTGTGATTtctgtcacttgaggacaagtaaatgttatttctttgcttgaggacaaacaacactataaatttgggggagtttgttagtagTTATTTActactaacttttgtatttaatagtCGCATGAAATTAGCATCtttcccccaatttatggttctttttgtaggaattgtacatattttcatgtttagtttgattttactcAATAGATACccaattttgtgaattaatgtgaatcaacttcagtttcaggctaaaagaagaaggaggttcaagcagctggtgtctcgctaagcgagccatatGCGGTTAGCGAGTGGCATC is a window from the Glycine max cultivar Williams 82 chromosome 2, Glycine_max_v4.0, whole genome shotgun sequence genome containing:
- the LOC106797595 gene encoding protein NYNRIN-like codes for the protein MGGISRINEIPLQNIMEVEVFDCWGIDFVGPLPPSFGNEYILVAMDYVPRWVEAMDALKNDAKTIVKFSKKNIFARFGVPRILISDGGSHFCNNQLQKVLGHYHVTHKVASPYHPQTNGQAEVSNRELKKILEKTVVSTRKDWLSKLDDALWAYRIAFKTPIGLSPFQMVYGKAYHLPVEMEHKAYWDLKFLNFDEAISGENRKLQLLELEEMRLNMYESSRLYKEKVKAYHDKKLLKKDFRSGQQVLLFNSRLKLFLGKLKSKWSRPFTIKEVKPFGAVELFDPQSETPDRTWIVNGQRLKLYHGGSIER